In Bacteroidota bacterium, the sequence GATCTCATAACCTTTTTTACGCAAATTATAACTGATAAATTCCAGAATATCCGGTTCATCGTCAACTAAAAGAATCTTGTATTTGCTGTAATCCATGGGTGATTTCGGTTATTGACAAATTAGTATCTACTGGTGTTCTTTGCGCAATAAATCGTTGATGGATTTAACCGGAGTGAAGGTGCTGATGGGAACTTCCACCAAAATAGTATTCCAGTCAGACATGGATCCATTCCACAACCCGGGTAATTCCTGAACTTTAATTTGCTTACCTTTCCAGGTTTTGCGGGTAATAATTCCAGCCAGGGGATCTGAGTACTTCATCAGGTTAAATTTCTTCCCTTTGTAATTTTTTAAGCCGCAAACAATATCCACAGGATTGAAATAGCCGGAATTTCTAAAGACTATTTCCTGCATTTCGTCCTCATGGTTAACTTGTGAGCTTTCCACTATTTGCAGCGACATGCTCCCATCCTGATTGGCGACCCAGAAAGGAGCTCCGCCCGGTTCCCCTTCATTTTTTACCACCCCGCATACCCTTATGGGACGATCCAACTTTTCACGAAAATAAATAATCCTGCTTTGCTGATCGTCCAAAGAATCTTTAGAGGGAATGACATTCAGCCTTTTTTCCAGAAAGACGGCAATTTCATCCAGTAAAACCGGGTTGGCATCTTCATCAAGCAGGTTCAAATACCTGAATATTTTTTTTTCATAACTCAATAAAAGGCCGCCTAAAACTTTTTTATATTGTATGGTGGATTCTTTGATATGATCAGGGGCAATATTATCAATGTTTTTAATGAAAACGACATCAGCATCCAATCCGTTCAGGTTGGAAAGCAAAGCACCATGCCCGGCAGGCCGGAAAAGTAAATTGCCCGTTTCATCTCTAAAGGGAAAGTTATTGGAATCAACGGCAATCTTGTCGGTCGACGGAGATTGTATTGAAAAGCTAATGTTGTAATGTACTTTAAACCTCTCCTCATATTTGTCTTTAACTTTGTTGATATATTCGACAAACTGATTTACATGTTCAGGGGAGACGGTAAAATGCAAATTCACCGTGTTGGTAAGGCTTGTAATATAACTGACCGTTTCTACCAGGTGCTCTTCAATGGCTGTGCGGCAACCTGTATCATAGCGGTGAAATTTAAGCAGTCCCTTGGGCTTATTCCCTAAATTCAGCCCTTTATGGGTCAAAACATAATCGATTATGGTAGAATATTCTTTATGATCAAGAAGATCGTCCAGATCAAGATCATCCTTATTCAAACAATCTTTCAGGTCATTATAAAAGGGGAATTTGGAGATATTTTCAAAGAAGCGAAACACTTCATGTTTGGGTTCATCGGTAGGCCGGGCTGCATATTCATACAAATCCTTGAACATTCGTGTGGCAGCACCTGAGGCCGGGACAAAATTAATAATGGACTTTGTTTTTGAATTTTCTTCAAACTTGTAGGAATACTGATGAATGATGCTCTGGTCCATATTGATTATCCCTTCATTGATTGCTGCCGGCTTAATTATGTTTATGAAAGGAAAACCTGCCTGGAATTGTTGCAACTGTTGCTGAAATTCGTCAATACTGATTCCTTTTGACTCTATGAAATTGATTTCTTTTTGAGTAAACATAATGCTTTATTTTATTATAAAACCATGAAAAATCGATAATAAAATTATTAATCTTTTTTGTTTAAAAAAATATTTTCCCCTCTAAATAATTAACACTTAATAAAAACTCCAGCCTGATAAAAGTTGGAATTTTCTGGCCAGGGGATGCAAATTACTCTATAAAATGAATCAAAGACCGGATTGTATAAGGCTTATTTATTGATTGCTTTCCAGGCAAAGTCTTGCCCGGCTTGAAATGCTTTTATATTTGAATCAATTACGGGGCTATCTTTCTTTTCAAAATATTGAGCTATGGATGCCTCCAGAATCTCAGAGGGAAGTTTCAAAAAGGATGAAGCCGCACCCAGCATGACCATATTGGAAGCTCGGGGCATTCCGGAATCCGTTGCGATTTTATCAGCATCAATAGCTACATAATGAGGCTGTTTTCTGATTTCCTGCAAGATGTTTTCAGTTTCCGGATAATGGGGGATGTTGATCAAAGGGGTTGTACTGGTCACGATACAGCCGGTTTTAGACAAATAGGGCAAATACCGCAACGATTCCATGGGCTCCATCGACAGGATCAAATCGGCAGAACCAAGAGGAATCAAATCAGAGGCAATGGGTTCATCCGAAAGGCGCAAATTGGATTGCACGGCTCCTCCCCTTTGGCTCATTCCGTGAACTTCGGCCTGCTTGATAAATAAATTTTGTCGGACAGCTGCAGCGCCAATTATGGCAGCTATTGATAAGATACCCTGACCTCCCACTCCTGCTAAAATTATATCTGTCTTCATCTCAGTAAAATTAATTTAAATCCATTAACAACCAGGTAATTCAAAAAACTTCTGATCAATTATGTTTTTGTCTGTTATTTCTTTTTAAATAAGTCTTTTATTGCCTCATTTTTCTTTTTCTTCTTGCGGCTGTCTGTATACATTCCCGTTGGGAAATGATCACAGAAGGGGCAGGATAACTGACTTCCTTTTTGATAATTTCCACATTCTCCTCAAAATGACTATGAAGTGGGGTGATCACTTTAATATGATCAGGATCGACGCCCAATCCGCGGCAGATGCTTTCAAGCCTTCCTGTTGCGGATGATTTCT encodes:
- a CDS encoding DNA-binding response regulator — protein: MDYSKYKILLVDDEPDILEFISYNLRKKGYEI
- a CDS encoding DUF4301 family protein → MFTQKEINFIESKGISIDEFQQQLQQFQAGFPFINIIKPAAINEGIINMDQSIIHQYSYKFEENSKTKSIINFVPASGAATRMFKDLYEYAARPTDEPKHEVFRFFENISKFPFYNDLKDCLNKDDLDLDDLLDHKEYSTIIDYVLTHKGLNLGNKPKGLLKFHRYDTGCRTAIEEHLVETVSYITSLTNTVNLHFTVSPEHVNQFVEYINKVKDKYEERFKVHYNISFSIQSPSTDKIAVDSNNFPFRDETGNLLFRPAGHGALLSNLNGLDADVVFIKNIDNIAPDHIKESTIQYKKVLGGLLLSYEKKIFRYLNLLDEDANPVLLDEIAVFLEKRLNVIPSKDSLDDQQSRIIYFREKLDRPIRVCGVVKNEGEPGGAPFWVANQDGSMSLQIVESSQVNHEDEMQEIVFRNSGYFNPVDIVCGLKNYKGKKFNLMKYSDPLAGIITRKTWKGKQIKVQELPGLWNGSMSDWNTILVEVPISTFTPVKSINDLLRKEHQ
- a CDS encoding indolepyruvate oxidoreductase subunit beta, which codes for MKTDIILAGVGGQGILSIAAIIGAAAVRQNLFIKQAEVHGMSQRGGAVQSNLRLSDEPIASDLIPLGSADLILSMEPMESLRYLPYLSKTGCIVTSTTPLINIPHYPETENILQEIRKQPHYVAIDADKIATDSGMPRASNMVMLGAASSFLKLPSEILEASIAQYFEKKDSPVIDSNIKAFQAGQDFAWKAINK